From one Sardina pilchardus chromosome 6, fSarPil1.1, whole genome shotgun sequence genomic stretch:
- the cnr2 gene encoding cannabinoid receptor 2 isoform X2, producing MDTTENSLEATSSCLNDCSLAALAGNESLLKRYYVLNETERTAIGFILLVTGPVTLLDNVLVLGIICSSATLRRRPSYLFIASLALADAFASCFFTTSFLDFHLFQRPETQAAYLFKLGGVTMSFTASVGSLLLTALDRYLCIYQAPIYKVLMTRQRALLGLLALWTITLLISFLPLMGWSCNGELRCPCSDLFPYVDDRYLACWVSFILVVLLLIIVSYTLILWKAHQHEASVTGLQGQVRMRMDIHLARTLGLILVIMVGCWLPALSFMLADVSADLCPDQQRAFAFCSTLCLVNSSVNPLLYALRCRELRVELCRMFRRLCVSWRCRCGAEDQGREDRSNCSSSVDNEERKSRNWKTQ from the exons GATACCACAGAAAATTCATTGGAGGCCACATCATCATGTCTTAATGACTGCTCCCTAGCGGCACTCGCAG GAAATGAATCACTACTGAAGAGGTACTATGTGCTCAATGAGACTGAGCGGACGGCCATCGGCTTCATCCTCTTAGTGACCGGTCCCGTCACTCTCCTGGACAACGTCCTGGTGCTAGGCATAATCTGCTCCAGTGCCACACTACGCCGGCGGCCCTCCTACCTGTTCATCGCCAGCCTGGCGCTGGCCGACGCCTTCGCCAGTTGCTTCTTCACCACCAGCTTCCTCGACTTCCACCTCTTCCAGCGGCCAGAGACTCAAGCCGCCTACCTTTTCAAGCTCGGGGGCGTGACCATGTCCTTCACAGCCTCCGTGGGCAGCCTACTCCTCACGGCACTGGACCGTTACCTCTGCATCTACCAGGCGCCCATTTACAAGGTGCTGATGACGCGGCAGCGAGcgctgctggggctgctggcTTTGTGGACCATCACCCTCCTTATCTCCTTCTTACCACTGATGGGCTGGAGCTGCAATGGTGAGCTTAGGTGTCCATGCTCCGACCTCTTCCCCTACGTGGACGACCGCTACTTGGCCTGCTGGGTCAGCTTCATCCTGGTGGTTCTCCTGCTCATCATCGTGTCCTACACTTTGATCCTGTGGAAAGCCCACCAACATGAGGCGTCGGTCACTGGCCTGCAAGGGCAGGTGCGCATGCGGATGGACATCCACCTGGCGCGGACGCTGGGCCTCATCCTGGTGATCATGGTGGGCTGCTGGCTGCCGGCTCTCTCCTTCATGCTCGCTGATGTGTCTGCAGATCTGTGCCCTGACCAGCAGAGGGCGTTCGCCTTCTGCAGCACCCTCTGTCTGGTGAACTCGTCTGTCAACCCCTTGTTGTACGCGCTGCGCTGCAGGGAGTTGAGAGTGGAGCTGTGTCGGATGTTTAGACGGCTCTGTGTATCATGGAGGTGCAGATGTGGCGCAGAGGACCAGGGCAGAGAAGACAGGAGCAACTGTAGCTCAAGTGTGGACAACGAGGAAAGAAAGAGCAG GAATTGGAAGACACAATAA
- the akirin1 gene encoding akirin-1: MACGATLKRSMEFEALLSPQSPKRRRCSPLPGTPGTPSPQRCNLRPSTDSPSLSMSPQTMGGEQRLTPEQIFQNIRQEYSRYQRRRQLEGAFNQSEACSSSGGQSPNPALMPPSSPPGASSVKKDQPSFTLRQVGFLCERLLKDHEEKIREEYEKVLNTKLAEQYESFVKFTQDQIMRKYGARPASYVS, encoded by the exons ATGGCGTGTGGAGCAACGTTAAAACGTTCCATGGAGTTTGAGGCCCTGCTCAGTCCTCAGTCTCCCAAACGAAGAAGGTGCAGTCCATTACCGGGGACCCCTGGCACTCCGTCTCCTCAAAGATGCAATCTTCGGCCGTCAACAGACAGTCCTTCGCTTTCTATGTCACCGCAGACCAtgggaggagaacagaggctTACTCCTG AGCAGATCTTCCAGAACATTCGTCAGGAGTATAGTCGCTACCAGAGGCGACGGCAGCTGGAGGGGGCCTTCAACCAAAGCGAAGCCTGCAGCTCCAGTGGAGGCCAGAGCCCCAACCCTGCGCTCATGCCTCCCAGCTCTCCCCcag GTGCCTCGTCTGTGAAGAAAGATCAGCCGTCATTCACGCTGCGACAGGTGGGCTTCCTGTGTGAGCGCCTGCTAAAGGACCACGAGGAGAAGATCCGTGAAGAGTACGAAAAGGTTCTCAACACAAAACTCGCAG AACAATATGAATCCTTTGTGAAATTCACGCAAGACCAGATCATGCGAAAATACGGCGCCCGGCCTGCCAGCT ATGTCTCTTGA
- the cnr2 gene encoding cannabinoid receptor 2 isoform X1, whose protein sequence is MDTTENSLEATSSCLNDCSLAALAGNESLLKRYYVLNETERTAIGFILLVTGPVTLLDNVLVLGIICSSATLRRRPSYLFIASLALADAFASCFFTTSFLDFHLFQRPETQAAYLFKLGGVTMSFTASVGSLLLTALDRYLCIYQAPIYKVLMTRQRALLGLLALWTITLLISFLPLMGWSCNGELRCPCSDLFPYVDDRYLACWVSFILVVLLLIIVSYTLILWKAHQHEASVTGLQGQVRMRMDIHLARTLGLILVIMVGCWLPALSFMLADVSADLCPDQQRAFAFCSTLCLVNSSVNPLLYALRCRELRVELCRMFRRLCVSWRCRCGAEDQGREDRSNCSSSVDNEERKSRYAVSVCKEIDQRQHSTAEQ, encoded by the exons GATACCACAGAAAATTCATTGGAGGCCACATCATCATGTCTTAATGACTGCTCCCTAGCGGCACTCGCAG GAAATGAATCACTACTGAAGAGGTACTATGTGCTCAATGAGACTGAGCGGACGGCCATCGGCTTCATCCTCTTAGTGACCGGTCCCGTCACTCTCCTGGACAACGTCCTGGTGCTAGGCATAATCTGCTCCAGTGCCACACTACGCCGGCGGCCCTCCTACCTGTTCATCGCCAGCCTGGCGCTGGCCGACGCCTTCGCCAGTTGCTTCTTCACCACCAGCTTCCTCGACTTCCACCTCTTCCAGCGGCCAGAGACTCAAGCCGCCTACCTTTTCAAGCTCGGGGGCGTGACCATGTCCTTCACAGCCTCCGTGGGCAGCCTACTCCTCACGGCACTGGACCGTTACCTCTGCATCTACCAGGCGCCCATTTACAAGGTGCTGATGACGCGGCAGCGAGcgctgctggggctgctggcTTTGTGGACCATCACCCTCCTTATCTCCTTCTTACCACTGATGGGCTGGAGCTGCAATGGTGAGCTTAGGTGTCCATGCTCCGACCTCTTCCCCTACGTGGACGACCGCTACTTGGCCTGCTGGGTCAGCTTCATCCTGGTGGTTCTCCTGCTCATCATCGTGTCCTACACTTTGATCCTGTGGAAAGCCCACCAACATGAGGCGTCGGTCACTGGCCTGCAAGGGCAGGTGCGCATGCGGATGGACATCCACCTGGCGCGGACGCTGGGCCTCATCCTGGTGATCATGGTGGGCTGCTGGCTGCCGGCTCTCTCCTTCATGCTCGCTGATGTGTCTGCAGATCTGTGCCCTGACCAGCAGAGGGCGTTCGCCTTCTGCAGCACCCTCTGTCTGGTGAACTCGTCTGTCAACCCCTTGTTGTACGCGCTGCGCTGCAGGGAGTTGAGAGTGGAGCTGTGTCGGATGTTTAGACGGCTCTGTGTATCATGGAGGTGCAGATGTGGCGCAGAGGACCAGGGCAGAGAAGACAGGAGCAACTGTAGCTCAAGTGTGGACAACGAGGAAAGAAAGAGCAGgtatgctgtgtctgtgtgtaaagaGATAGACcagagacagcacagcacagctgaacAATAA
- the rhbdl2 gene encoding rhomboid-related protein 2 yields the protein MEETIEMEEKDPLSDQREERVRRKGEGADEVDGIGCCGKFQNSVSRWMLPEDLRSTYMERANCCPPPIFIITISLAELAVFIYYAVWKPQKQWVTLGDGIWNSPLTYRPDLREQAWRFISYMFVHAGVQHIMGNLVMQLLLGIPLELVHKGFEVGMVYLAGVLAGSLASSIFDPLSALVGASGGVYALMGGYFMNAVVNYREMMPLLGIFRILVILLIVGTDVGFALYRRFLSDEAGMKVSFVAHIAGGVAGMTIGYVFFSSYNKKLLKDPRFWLCIVGYIVCLIFAVLFNIFLSPA from the exons ATGGAGGAGACTATTGAGATGGAAGAGAAGGACCCTCTATCTGACCAGCGAGAGGAAAGGGTACGGAGGAAAGGTGAAGGTGCTGATGAGGTTGATGGCATCGGCTGCTGCGGAAAGTTTCAGAACTCTGTGTCTAGATGGATGCTTCCAGAAGACCTGCGCAGCACATACATGGAACGAGCCAACTGTTGCCCTCCACCCATCTTTATCATTACTATCAGCCTTGCAGAG CTGGCGGTGTTTATCTACTATGCAGTGTGGAAGCCGCAGAAGCAGTGGGTGACCCTTGGCGACGGCATCTGGAACAGTCCGCTAACGTACAGGCCGGATCTGCGGGAACAGGCCTGGCGGTTTATCTCCTATATGTTTGTCCATGCAGG GGTGCAGCACATCATGGGGAACCTGGTCATGCAGCTTCTCCTGGGCATCCCCTTGGAGCTGGTACACAAAGGCTTCGAGGTTGGCATGGTCTACCTGGCCGGAGTACTTGCTG GGTCTCTGGCCAGCTCCATCTTTGACCCTCTCAGCGCTCTGGTCGGGGCATCAGGAGGCGTCTACGCCCTCATGGGTGGCTACTTCATGAATGCAGTGGTG AATTACAGAGAGATGATGCCTCTTTTAGGAATATTTCGCATACTGGTCATCCTGCTCATTG TGGGAACAGATGTTGGGTTTGCACTGTACAGAAGATTTCTTAGTGATGAAGCTGGTATGAAG GTGTCCTTCGTGGCTCACATCGCTGGAGGAGTAGCAGGAATGACCATCGGTTACGTCTTCTTCAGCAGCTACAACAAGAAGCTCCTGAAGGACCCCCGCTTTTGGCTGTGCATTGTGGGATACATAGTTTGTCTCATATTTGCAGTACTTTTCAATATCTTTCTGTCCCCGGCATGA